One Xyrauchen texanus isolate HMW12.3.18 chromosome 44, RBS_HiC_50CHRs, whole genome shotgun sequence DNA segment encodes these proteins:
- the LOC127636349 gene encoding trace amine-associated receptor 13c-like, with product MKAQEKEQNKLQNGGVLFMANETGDHETQYCFPAINSSCIKRRRSRYEYDFMYLFFSLLSAWTVFLNLLVIISISHFKKLHTPTNLLILSLAVADLLIGLIVIPIEAFRLIETCWYFGDTFCELFQMTLALLLSTSLSTLTFIAVDRYMAVCHPLMYPQKITTTKTVIIICLCWICSSVYNTALVSTSRHFNTINRTDKCYGECIFMGHFIWTIIDVLLSFLLPCTLIITLYLRIFYVAHKQVKIINSLLKAGKCVTEGSVRRKSESKATLTLGIIVTVYLLCYIPFFILSLSGNTEMALTSTIILWLLYVNSGLNPLIYALFYPWFKMSVKHILTLKIFQPASSLVDFFRV from the coding sequence ATGAAAGCACAGGAAAAAGAGCAGAACAAACTCCAAAACGGAGGAGTCTTATTCATGGCCAATGAGACAGGGGATCATGAGACTCAATACTGCTTTCCTGCCATAAACTCATCATGTATCAAGAGAAGACGTTCTAGATATGAATATGATTTCATGTACTTGTTTTTTTCATTGCTGTCAGCATGGACTGTGTTTCTGAATCTGCTGGTGATCATCTCCATCTCTCACTTCAAGAAGCTCCACACTCCAACCAACCTGCTCATTCTCTCTCTGGCTGTGGCCGACCTGCTTATTGGACTTATTGTCATTCCCATAGAGGCCTTCAGGCTGATTGAGACCTGTTGGTACTTTGGAGACACTTTCTGTGAACTGTTTCAAATGACCCTTGCACTGCTTCTCTCAACATCTCTTAGCACTTTAACTTTCATTGCTGTTGATCGTTATATGGCTGTGTGTCATCCTTTAATGTACCcacagaaaataaccacaactaaaactgtaataataatcTGTCTCTGCTGGATTTGCTCTTCAGTTTACAACACTGCCCTTGTAAGCACTAGCAGACATTTTAACACTATAAACAGAACAGATAAGTGTTATGGAGAGTGCATCTTTATGGGTCATTTTATCTGGACAATTATTGACGTGTTGCTGTCTTTTCTGTTACCTTGTACTCTTATCATAACTTTATATTTGAGGATATTCTATGTTGCACACAAGCAAGTCAAAATCATTAACTCTCTACTTAAGGCTGGAAAATGTGTAACGGAAGGCTCTGTGAGGAGGAAATCTGAAAGCAAGGCTACTCTAACATTAGGAATCATTGTAACGGTTTATCTGCTATGTTATATTCCATTCTTTATTTTGTCTCTATCAGGAAATACAGAAATGGCATTAACTTCAACCATTATATTATGGCTTTTGTATGTTAACTCAGGTCTGAATCCTCTTATCTATGCTTTATTTTACCCCTGGTTTAAAATGTCAGTGAAACACATCCTTACTCTTAAAATATTTCAACCAGCATCTTCTCTGGTAGATTTTTTTAGAGTTTAG
- the LOC127637132 gene encoding trace amine-associated receptor 13c-like has protein sequence MAYETEDHKTQYCFPTNNSSCIKARRSRYEYDLMYVSFSLLSAWTVFLNLLVIISISHFKKLHTPTNLLILSLAVADLLIGLIVMPIEAIKLIETCWYFGDTFCRLFLIILGLLLTASLSNLVLIAVDRYVAVCHPLLYPQKITTARTLITVCLSWICSSFYNFAIVIIISHRTDMCYGECIVMLSFEGRVADLFVSFLFPCILIIILHLRIFYVAQRQVRVINSLMKGGKCVIEGSVRRKSEYKSALTLGIIVAIHLLCWIPYYILTLTDNTVIPPNTAYFLIWVLYVNSCLNPIIYALFYSWFRKSVKHILTLKIFLPASSRVNFFTDHR, from the coding sequence ATGGCCTATGAGACAGAGGATCATAAGACTCAATACTGCTTTCCTACCAATAACTCATCATGTATCAAGGCAAGGCGCTCTAGATATGAATATGATTTAATGTACGTTTCTTTTTCATTGCTGTCAGCATGGACTGTGTTTCTGAATCTGTTGGTGATCATCTCCATCTCTCACTTCAAGAAGCTCCACACTCCAACCAACCTGCTCATTCTCTCTCTGGCTGTGGCCGACCTGCTTATTGGACTTATTGTCATGCCAATTGAAGCTATCAAGCTAATTGAGACGTGTTGGTACTTTGGAGACACTTTCTGCAGGCTGTTTTTAATAATCTTGGGGCTGCTCCTTACAGCATCTCTTAGCAATTTAGTTTTAATTGCTGTTGATCGTTATGTGGCTGTGTGTCACCCTTTACTGTATCCACAGAAAATAACCACAGCTAGAACATTAATTACTGTCTGTCTTAGCTGGATATGCTCCTCATTTTATAACTTTGCAATTGTAATAATTATCTCACACAGAACAGACATGTGTTATGGCGAATGTATTGTAATGCTTAGTTTTGAAGGGAGAGTTGCTGATTTATTTGTTTCCTTCCTGTTTCCTTGTATACTGATCATAATTTTACATTTGAGGATATTTTATGTTGCACAAAGACAAGTGAGAGTTATTAACTCTCTAATGAAGGGTGGAAAATGTGTAATAGAAGGATCTGTGAGGAGGAAATCGGAGTACAAGTCTGCACTGACTTTAGGAATCATAGTGGCAATTCATTTGCTTTGCTGGATTCCGTACTATATATTGACTCTAACAGACAACACAGTGATCCCACCCAATACAGCATATTTTCTAATATGGGTCTTGTATGTTAATTCATGTCTAAATCCGATTATTTATGCTTTATTTTACTCCTGGTTTAGAAAGTCAGTTAAACACATCTTAACTCTTAAAATATTTCTGCCAGCATCCTCTCGAGTCAATTTTTTTACAGATCAccgttaa